The DNA sequence ATGTTTTCAATTTTATCATTTGGGGCATTTAATAATATATATCTTGACTCTCTACCTTTTAAAACCGATTGAATTCTAAATTGAATTTTATCTAAAATAGCTTGTTTTTCTTCACTTAATACAGGAGAAACAGCTAAAACAGCTTCAGATTTTAAAATGGTTTCAACTTCTTTTAGGTTGTTTTTAAAAAGGGTACTTCCACTGGAAACAATGTCAACTATAGCATCTGCAAGCCCTATATTTGGCGCTATTTCAACAGACCCATTAATAATATGTAGATTTGCATTTACACCGTTTTTGTCTAAAAATTCCTGAACGGTATTAGGATATGAAGTGGCTATGCGTTTACCTTCTAAATCTTGTATTTTAGAATATTTGGCAGATTTTGGTATTGCAATACAAACTCTACAAGTTGAAAAACCTAATTTTTCAACAACCGAAATACCGTTGCCTTTTTCAATTAAAACATTTTCGCCAATAATAGCAGCGTCTACAACGCCATCTTTTAAATATTGAGGAAT is a window from the Pseudalgibacter alginicilyticus genome containing:
- the hisG gene encoding ATP phosphoribosyltransferase gives rise to the protein MSKLRIAVQKSGRLNEDSMAILKDIGIYIDNGKDQLKASAKGFPVEVFYLRNGDIPQYLKDGVVDAAIIGENVLIEKGNGISVVEKLGFSTCRVCIAIPKSAKYSKIQDLEGKRIATSYPNTVQEFLDKNGVNANLHIINGSVEIAPNIGLADAIVDIVSSGSTLFKNNLKEVETILKSEAVLAVSPVLSEEKQAILDKIQFRIQSVLKGRESRYILLNAPNDKIENIINVLPGMKSPTVLPLAQEGWSSVHSVISKNQFWDVIDELKANGAQGILVCPIEKMVL